Proteins from one Pseudomonas grandcourensis genomic window:
- a CDS encoding YdgA family protein yields the protein MNKSAGVLLGIVVAIGAISAGGAWFTGTKIEGVLNTSIADANKELQAAMVGSNGTASLELVSLERHVFSSTAHYRLKGEGEMFGEAPVELLFVDHIEHGPLPFSRLMSLKWLPVLATSHYELEKTPLTEKWFAAAKDKSPLTGVVNIGYDNATNGTFELQPLEMALDDKSSMKFSGLSMDVDASAKAQKVKANGYMDSLKVTTVSEDQAPVQVELNGLTLASNLTKSTYGFYTGENVVELASGKSTFGVKQSVLDFKKFEMKNLTEEKGSNVSGRADYKVGDVSLNGKTIGSGALAMSLKNLDIPATLSLMQVYQSKLQPYERAAAEATAAGLPAPELKLTEAEEALLKSSLEKLLAAGPQVALENLSFNTANGESRANMVLDLTKPQAIDLPTDQLVRQLIALLDFKLQVSKAMLVDVLTVQSQIDGQTDAKLIADQATATADMFSSMAVGSQLAKLDGNNIVTNLRYANNQVDFNGQKMTVEEFAGFVMSKFSEAGATE from the coding sequence ATGAATAAATCAGCAGGCGTGCTACTGGGAATTGTTGTCGCAATCGGTGCCATCAGCGCAGGCGGGGCCTGGTTCACCGGCACCAAAATCGAAGGTGTGCTGAACACCTCGATTGCCGATGCCAACAAGGAATTGCAAGCGGCGATGGTCGGTTCCAACGGCACTGCGTCGCTGGAACTGGTGTCGCTGGAGCGACATGTATTCAGCAGCACCGCGCACTATCGCCTGAAGGGCGAAGGCGAAATGTTCGGTGAAGCGCCGGTCGAGTTGCTGTTTGTCGATCACATCGAACATGGCCCGCTGCCGTTCTCGCGCCTGATGTCGCTCAAGTGGCTGCCGGTCCTGGCGACCAGTCACTACGAGCTGGAAAAGACCCCGCTCACCGAGAAGTGGTTTGCCGCTGCCAAGGACAAGTCCCCGCTGACCGGCGTGGTCAATATCGGCTATGACAACGCTACCAATGGCACCTTCGAGTTGCAGCCGCTGGAAATGGCCCTGGATGACAAGTCGAGCATGAAGTTCTCCGGCCTGAGCATGGACGTCGACGCCAGCGCCAAGGCGCAGAAGGTCAAGGCCAATGGCTACATGGACAGCCTGAAGGTGACCACCGTTTCCGAAGACCAGGCGCCGGTGCAGGTTGAGTTGAACGGCCTGACCCTGGCCAGCAACCTGACAAAAAGTACCTACGGTTTCTACACCGGCGAGAACGTCGTTGAACTGGCCAGCGGCAAATCGACTTTCGGCGTCAAGCAGTCGGTGCTGGACTTCAAGAAATTCGAAATGAAGAACCTGACTGAAGAAAAAGGCAGCAACGTCTCCGGGCGTGCCGACTACAAGGTCGGCGATGTGTCCCTCAACGGCAAGACCATCGGTTCCGGTGCGCTGGCCATGAGCCTGAAGAACCTCGACATTCCGGCGACCCTGTCGTTGATGCAGGTTTACCAGAGCAAACTGCAGCCGTATGAAAGGGCGGCGGCCGAAGCAACGGCGGCCGGCCTGCCGGCGCCAGAGCTGAAGCTGACCGAAGCCGAAGAGGCGCTGCTTAAGTCCAGCCTGGAAAAACTGCTGGCGGCCGGACCACAAGTGGCCCTGGAAAACCTGTCGTTCAACACCGCCAACGGTGAGAGCCGCGCCAACATGGTGCTCGACCTGACAAAGCCACAAGCCATCGATCTGCCGACCGATCAGTTGGTCAGGCAGCTGATCGCGCTGCTGGACTTCAAACTGCAAGTGTCCAAGGCCATGCTGGTCGATGTGCTCACCGTGCAATCGCAAATCGACGGTCAGACCGACGCCAAGCTGATTGCCGACCAGGCCACCGCCACCGCAGACATGTTCAGCAGCATGGCGGTCGGCAGCCAACTGGCAAAACTGGACGGCAATAACATCGTCACCAATTTGCGCTACGCCAATAATCAGGTGGACTTCAACGGCCAGAAAATGACCGTCGAAGAGTTTGCCGGTTTTGTGATGAGCAAGTTCTCAGAGGCTGGCGCCACCGAATAA
- a CDS encoding efflux transporter outer membrane subunit has translation MSKASGLAVAGLGLLLSACQMVGPDYHLPEEAAVHRPDLQGDLAVDGKTVVSAPVPADWWRLYKDPRLDQLVQQAMASNTDLRVAAASLSRSRAQVDEAEAAGGWSGGVQMGAQRLQESGQAFLLPEKVPVANIGDIGISASYQFDLFGTLQRGIEAAKANADATQAAADTARITVVADVVRAYTQVCAANEEREIAQHSLDLQAQSTTLIQRLRDAGRGDETQVTRSQTQFKSLRADMPRYEAARQAGLYRLSMLLAKPVDQLPTGTATCDELPKIAQLIPVGDGAALLKRRPDVRQAERRLAASTAGIGVATGELYPNISIGATIGTVGILDDLGDPSTNRWGFGPSLTWNVPTNGARARIREAEAVTQATLAHFDGVVLNAIRETQTGLAQYTAQLQRRDALADAEQSAKLAADQTHRFFQAGRASFLADLQATRTYIDVTAQLAAANTQVAASQIDLFLALGGGWESGRTQASNSGKP, from the coding sequence ATGAGCAAGGCCTCGGGTTTGGCAGTCGCCGGATTAGGCTTGCTGCTGTCGGCGTGTCAGATGGTCGGGCCGGATTATCATTTGCCTGAAGAAGCGGCTGTCCATCGTCCAGACCTCCAGGGCGATCTGGCGGTCGACGGTAAAACCGTGGTGTCCGCGCCGGTGCCGGCCGATTGGTGGCGCCTGTACAAGGACCCGCGACTCGACCAGTTGGTGCAGCAGGCCATGGCCTCCAACACCGATTTGCGCGTGGCGGCGGCCAGTCTGTCGCGGTCTCGTGCGCAGGTAGATGAGGCCGAAGCAGCGGGTGGCTGGAGCGGCGGCGTGCAGATGGGCGCCCAGCGCTTGCAGGAGTCCGGCCAGGCTTTCCTGCTGCCGGAAAAAGTGCCGGTGGCCAACATCGGCGATATCGGCATCAGCGCGTCGTACCAGTTCGACCTGTTCGGCACCTTGCAGCGCGGCATCGAAGCGGCCAAGGCCAATGCCGATGCGACGCAGGCCGCCGCCGATACTGCACGCATCACTGTGGTGGCCGATGTGGTTCGCGCCTACACCCAAGTGTGCGCGGCCAATGAAGAGCGGGAAATCGCCCAGCATTCCCTCGACCTGCAAGCCCAGAGCACCACGCTGATCCAGCGCTTGCGCGATGCCGGGCGTGGCGACGAAACCCAAGTCACCCGCTCGCAGACCCAATTCAAATCCCTGCGCGCCGACATGCCGCGCTATGAAGCCGCCCGTCAGGCCGGGCTGTATCGCTTGTCGATGTTGCTGGCCAAGCCGGTGGACCAACTGCCGACCGGCACCGCCACCTGCGACGAGCTGCCGAAAATCGCGCAATTGATTCCGGTGGGCGATGGCGCCGCGTTGCTCAAGCGTCGTCCCGATGTACGGCAGGCCGAGCGTCGGCTGGCGGCCTCGACGGCCGGTATCGGCGTCGCCACGGGCGAGCTGTACCCGAACATCAGCATCGGCGCGACCATCGGTACCGTCGGTATCCTGGACGATCTCGGCGATCCGTCTACCAACCGTTGGGGCTTCGGCCCGTCGCTGACCTGGAACGTGCCGACCAACGGCGCCCGGGCGCGCATCCGCGAAGCCGAAGCGGTGACCCAGGCGACCCTGGCGCATTTCGATGGGGTGGTGCTCAACGCGATTCGCGAGACCCAGACCGGTCTCGCCCAGTACACCGCGCAACTGCAACGTCGCGATGCCCTGGCGGACGCCGAACAATCGGCAAAACTGGCGGCCGACCAGACCCACCGCTTCTTCCAGGCCGGCCGCGCCTCGTTCCTGGCCGACCTGCAAGCCACCCGCACCTACATCGACGTCACGGCGCAACTGGCGGCCGCGAACACCCAGGTTGCCGCCAGTCAGATCGATTTGTTCCTCGCCTTGGGCGGCGGTTGGGAAAGCGGACGAACGCAAGCGTCGAACTCCGGCAAACCCTGA